In a genomic window of Rhododendron vialii isolate Sample 1 chromosome 12a, ASM3025357v1:
- the LOC131310634 gene encoding uncharacterized protein LOC131310634 isoform X3, with translation MLVSIFIISGLAVDMSSVIKKFFIASMFMWAAPVAILYGFNHNILPGSTHLSSYSMTLLSGFLAVISVNIVIACYICMAMKEPSDKHEPDPAFLASAKASLSQKPNEVEDSSQTRQKEE, from the exons ATGCTGGTTTCCATTTTCATCATCAGTGGATTGGCTGTAGATATGTCGTCCGTGATAAAGAAGTTCTTTATTGCCTCAATGTTCATGTGGGCAGCTCCAGTTGCGATTTTATATGGTTTTAACCATAATATATTACCCG GTTCAACCCATTTGTCCTCCTATTCCATGACGCTATTAAGCGGATTTCTTGCCGTCATATCAGTCAATATTGTCATAGCATGCTACATATGTATGGCAATGAAGGAACCTTCAGATAAACATGAGCCAGATCCTGCATTTCTCGCTAGTGCCAAGGCCAGTCTAAGCCAGAAACCAAATGAAGTTGAGGATTCATCACAAACCCGCCAAAAAGAAGAGTAA
- the LOC131310634 gene encoding uncharacterized protein LOC131310634 isoform X2: MLEASLISTSQFSREHKDMSSVIKKFFIASMFMWAAPVAILYGFNHNILPGSTHLSSYSMTLLSGFLAVISVNIVIACYICMAMKEPSDKHEPDPAFLASAKASLSQKPNEVEDSSQTRQKEE; the protein is encoded by the exons GACCTCTCAATTCTCACGGGAGCACAAAG ATATGTCGTCCGTGATAAAGAAGTTCTTTATTGCCTCAATGTTCATGTGGGCAGCTCCAGTTGCGATTTTATATGGTTTTAACCATAATATATTACCCG GTTCAACCCATTTGTCCTCCTATTCCATGACGCTATTAAGCGGATTTCTTGCCGTCATATCAGTCAATATTGTCATAGCATGCTACATATGTATGGCAATGAAGGAACCTTCAGATAAACATGAGCCAGATCCTGCATTTCTCGCTAGTGCCAAGGCCAGTCTAAGCCAGAAACCAAATGAAGTTGAGGATTCATCACAAACCCGCCAAAAAGAAGAGTAA